One segment of Choristoneura fumiferana chromosome 26, NRCan_CFum_1, whole genome shotgun sequence DNA contains the following:
- the LOC141442760 gene encoding uncharacterized protein isoform X2, with protein MKYMYKGEVIPLRDLYQSTFEWMRGAFSQGQTKSTLRKAEEDACEVKPAGEAGPATESTRAQSDLNTREHTHTGKKPHNCDICHKQFTKRIQLTNHKRIHTGGKHSCDICSKRFTLRSNLTVHVRSHTGETPFSCGVCGKQFTQKPNLIKHARIHTGEKPYSCDICKKRFTEKSTLTSHIRIHMGEKPHSCDICSKRFTLRSHLTVHVRSHTGETPFSCGVCGKQFAQKPNLIKHARIHTGEKRYSCDICKKRFTEKSTLTSHIQIHMGEKPHSCDICSKRFTLRSHLTVHVRSHTGETPFSCGVCGKQFTQKPNLTRHARIHTGEKPYSCDICKKRFTEKWTLTSHIRIHMGEKPHSCDICSKRFTQKPNLIRHARIHTGEKPYSCDICKKGFTQKSALVRHYRNTHR; from the exons atgaaatacatgtacaaaggtgaagttatccctttaagggatctctaccagtcaacctttgagtggatgagaggagcattcagtcagggacagacaaaaa GCACGCTGAGGAAAGCAGAGGAGGATGCTTGCGAAGTGAAGCCAGCAGGCGAGGCCGGGCCCGCGACGGAGAGTACACGTGCCCAGTCTGATTTAAACACCCGCGAACATACGCACACGGGAAAGAAACCACACAATTGCGACATATGTCATAAACAGTTTACTAAACGTATTCAATTGACTAACCACAAACGAATACACACTGGCGGGAAACATAGTTGCGATATATGTAGCAAACGGTTTACACTACGAAGTAATTTGACTGTTCATGTGCGTTCACACACGGGTGAGACACCGTTCAGTTGCGGTGTGTGCGGCAAACAGTTTACACAGAAACCTAATCTGATTAAACATGCGCGGATACACACAGGTGAGAAACCATATAGTTGCGATATTTGTAAGAAACGGTTTACAGAAAAATCGACGTTGACAAGTCATATACGAATACACATGGGTGAGAAACCGCATAGTTGCGATATATGTAGCAAACGGTTTACACTACGAAGTCATTTGACTGTTCATGTGCGTTCACACACGGGTGAGACACCGTTCAGTTGCGGTGTGTGCGGCAAACAGTTTGCACAGAAACCTAATCTGATTAAACATGCGCGGATACACACAGGTGAGAAACGATATAGTTGCGATATTTGTAAGAAACGGTTTACAGAAAAATCGACGTTGACAAGTCATATACAAATACACATGGGTGAGAAACCGCATAGTTGCGATATATGTAGCAAACGGTTTACACTACGAAGTCATTTGACTGTTCATGTGCGTTCACACACGGGTGAGACACCGTTCAGTTGCGGTGTGTGCGGCAAACAGTTTACACAGAAACCTAATCTGACTAGACATGCGCGGATACACACAGGTGAGAAACCATATAGTTGTGATATTTGTAAGAAACGGTTTACAGAAAAATGGACGTTGACAAGTCATATACGAATACACATGGGTGAGAAACCGCATAGTTGCGATATATGTAGCAAACGGTTTACACAGAAACCTAATCTGATTAGACATGCGCGAATACACACAGGTGAGAAACCATATAGTTGCGATATATGTAAGAAAGGGTTTACACAGAAATCGGCATTGGTAAGACATTATAGGAATACACACAGGTAG
- the LOC141442753 gene encoding uncharacterized protein: protein MSAEFVSVKVEPNWDEYESGAGLRNNHESISAKSNTVKSEVKTFAKQLMKTTAECVWVKEEPEWSNSASERVDKHTHEIETTAECESVKKEPQWSECESSVTETTGPDAVQMTKVEIEVEPESQQPPCPNATQSKLKPISCDICKKQFSKLDLLNRHKQVHMKEQEYSCDICHKQFRTKKYYTIHIKVHNGQRPYKCDICYKRFGNLSFLKRHQENHSKSKKYSCNICQKEFPKRNHLTEHIRVHTGEKPFSCDTCSRKFAKMSNLKYHKIRVHTLEKKYTCKVCLKQFAQQYDLTNHMELHSGKKFSCDVCDKKFPKLSYLKSHKKVHTKDKTIKMPTDMHLVKKENEWSKFSVSGTGDLNKESEGDKLNSSEAAHKEWDGDLKIKIEIEVEPELSHTEDGIKTMISNKKEVEKPFCCDICHKQFSRLFVLNCHKRIHTQEKQYACDICNKQFSLRHHLIGHMRTHTGEKPFSCNICGKQFSQSSNLNSHKLIHARKEKGT, encoded by the coding sequence ATGTCTGCAGAATTTGTGTCCGTCAAGGTGGAACCCAATTGGGACGAATACGAGAGCGGTGCAGGCTTGCGCAATAATCATGAGAGTATATCAGCAAAAAGCAACACTGTCAAGAGCGAGGTCAAAACTTTCGCCAAGCAACTGATGAAAACGACTGCAGAGTGCGTGTGGGTTAAGGAGGAGCCTGAATGGAGCAATAGTGCGAGTGAGAGAGTAGATAAGCACACACATGAGATCGAAACGACAGCAGAGTGTGAGTCTGTTAAGAAGGAACCTCAATGGAGCGAGTGTGAGAGTAGTGTGACTGAAACAACGGGCCCAGATGCTGTTCAGATGACTAAAGTCGAAATTGAGGTTGAACCAGAATCTCAGCAACCACCATGTCCCAATGCAACCCAAAGTAAACTTAAGCCAATAAGTTGTGATATatgcaaaaaacaattttccaaGCTGGACCTCTTAAATCGTCATAAACAAGTACATATGAAAGAGCAGGAATACTCATGTGACATATGTCACAAACAGTTTCgtactaaaaaatattacacaatACACATCAAAGTGCACAACGGTCAGAGACCCTATAAGTGTGACATATGCTATAAAAGGTTTGGCAATCTATCCTTCTTAAAACGCCACCAGGAAAATcacagtaaaagtaaaaaatactcATGCAACATATGTCAGAAAGAGTTCCCTAAAAGAAATCATCTAACTGAACATATTAGGGtgcacacaggcgagaaaccgtTCAGTTGTGACACATGCAGCAGAAAATTTGCCAAAATGTCTaatttaaaataccataaaataAGAGTGCACACCCTTGAGAAAAAATACACTTGCAAAGTATGTTTAAAACAATTTGCACAACAGTATGATTTAACTAACCACATGGAATTGCACTCGGGGAAGAAATTCAGCTGTGATGTATGCGATAAGAAATTTCCAAAGCTATCCTACTTAAAATCCCACAAAAAAGTACACACTAAagataaaacaattaaaatgccAACAGACATGCACCTAGTTAAGAAAGAGAATGAATGGAGCAAGTTCAGTGTGAGCGGAACAGGTGACTTGAACAAAGAATCTGAAGGAGACAAACTCAATTCAAGTGAAGCTGCACATAAGGAATGGGACGGCGATCTCAAGATAAAAATAGAAATCGAGGTAGAACCAGAACTCTCTCACACAGAGGATGGTATCAAAACAatgataagtaataaaaaagaaGTAGAGAAACCATTCTGCTGTGACATATGTCACAAGCAGTTTTCAAGactatttgttttaaattgtcaCAAAAGAATTCACACGCAAGAGAAACAATATGCTTGTGACATATGTAACAAGCAGTTTTCTCTGCGGCATCATCTAATTGGTCACATgagaactcacacaggcgagaaacctttcaGTTGTAATATTTGCGGTAAACAGTTTTCACAGTCATCCAATTTAAACAGCCACAAATTAATTCACGCAAGAAAAGAGAAGGGTACTTGA
- the LOC141442773 gene encoding uncharacterized protein: MSTEFVSIKVEPEWEENRLSEPTKDIKGVADCRPVKDEYKCSMSEATSSPAYNIKKSVQYVSIKKEPEWDDASVSETPGQHADKNKITVECDPLKQELERDNNLNKVAGRADLSDSNTIKIEIEIEPQLAQSNTTSEQNKCNVVEELLSCNICKRQFAKPHLLRRHVPVHKRHSCPICHKEFAKRSYIKPHLRIHTGEKPFQCDICNKQFIKIAYLNSHKQVHTKIKRYSCEVCQKQFLKRYYLTHHMKVHTGERLFSCNVCNKTFTTSYYLKAHEQCHMEEKRYSCNVCKRRFTQQGNLTVHMRYHTGEKPFSCDVCNKQFARSSNLKSHQKVHKQEKYFTCDICMKQFSQRHHLIYHIRVHTGRGTLRRLGTFGRRT; this comes from the coding sequence ATGTCTACTGAATTTGTGTCTATTAAAGTGGAACCCGAGTGGGAGGAAAATAGGTTAAGCGAGCCGACAAAAGATATAAAAGGGGTAGCAGACTGTAGACCCGTGAAGGATGAATATAAGTGTAGTATGAGTGAAGCCACTAGCTCACCCGCCTATAACATCAAAAAGAGTGTACAATACGTGTCTATTAAGAAGGAGCCCGAGTGGGATGACGCTAGTGTGAGTGAGACACCAGGCCAGCATGCAGATAAGAACAAAATAACTGTGGAGTGTGATCCTCTCAAGCAAGAACTTGAGAGGGacaacaatttaaataaagtagCAGGGCGGGCAGATTTGTCCGActcaaacacaataaaaattgaaattgagATAGAACCACAACTAGCTCAAAGTAACACAACATCAGAGCAAAATAAATGCAATGTTGTTGAAGAACTACTAAGCTGTAACATATGCAAAAGGCAGTTTGCCAAACCACACCTTTTGAGGCGTCATGTGCCAGTTCACAAACGGCACTCATGTCCAATATGTCACAAAGAATTTGCCAAGCGTTCTTATATAAAACCTCATCTGAGAATACACACGGGCGAGAAACCTTTTCAATGTGACATATGCAACAAACAGTTCATAAAGATAGCCTATCTAAATTCCCACAAACAAGTTCATACAAAAATCAAACGGTATTCATGTGAAGTGTGtcaaaaacagtttttaaagCGATATTATCTAACCCATCACATGAAAGTTCACACTGGCGAGAGACTATTTAGCTGTAATGTGTgcaataaaacatttacaacaTCATACTATTTAAAAGCGCATGAACAGTGTCATATGGAGGAAAAACGGTATTCTTGCAATGTGTGTAAGAGACGGTTCACCCAGCAGGGTAACCTGACTGTGCACATGAGATATCACACGGGTGAGAAACCGTTCAGTTGTGATGTGTGCAACAAACAGTTTGCTAGGTCGTCCAATTTAAAGTCACATCAGAAGGTTCACAAGCAAGAGAAATATTTTACATGTGACATATGCATGAAGCAATTTTCTCAGCGTCATCATCTAATTTATCATATCAGGGTGCACACGGGCAGGGGGACACTCCGCAGGTTGGGTACGTTCGGCCGGCGCACCTAA